One Fuerstiella marisgermanici DNA window includes the following coding sequences:
- the rpoB gene encoding DNA-directed RNA polymerase subunit beta: MPVPSVRTIDQDTVRNFGKIQADYEITALTRIQTESYARFLQLDRTSRDRLEQGLEGILREVFPIESYDGQFRLEYVRYELGKPRYTPAECRQLRLTYGMPFRVWLRLIKEQPVEEEVYLGDIPIMIGGGEFIVNGAERVVVSQLHRSPGVDFVMAEETASSDRKTQSCRIIPERGSWIELICTKKDAVAVRIDQSGKFAALTLLRAMSPDYSSDAALIRLYHNTEELKITSKSDPKTLLGQWVVEDIVYPEQHDLAGEILCDAGCQLTEVMVEALLASGLKSIEVAIDVEDPLILNTLAEDTTATHEEALLRIYQRLRPGNPPNLDKAADLFKEKFFDLNRYRLGRVGRFRINRKFNQEVPDDEMTLRPEDFINAIRYLMRLRLNDETAHIDDIDNLGNRRLRTIDELAADEIRKGFLKLRRTVQERMSLKEVDGMTPRTLINPKSVSAAIDFFYGRSELSQVVDQTNPLSMLTHERRLSALGPGGLNRKRAGFEVRDVHISHYGRICPIETPEGTNIGLISSLGIFSKVDDYGFLITPYRKVTDGKVTDEVVWLRADEESFVHVAPADTPIKDGALVADLVLARYKSDVVWIPKAKVEFTDVAPCQMVGVSAGLIPFLEHDDANRALMGSNMQRQAVPLLITERPVVGTGMEDYVAQHSGMLLRAEKAGTVTYVDANNIEIDGRRFPLRKFVRLNERTCLNQKPIVSVGDKVKAGQLLCDSAATKRGTLALGRNVMVAFMSWSGYNFEDAIILSERLVKEDVYTSIHLDEFDVEIRETKLGREEFTRDIPNVSEKALHHLDDDGIVRIGTRVLPGDILVGKVSPKAKSELTPEEKLLHAIFGRAGEDVKNESLEVPSGVGGIVIHTERFSRRMSLSDIERKKFEDELKKVEQEGDARITEVFRTFAKSMKAELGDALTDPDGRDMGTLEDEKAVAEFARGFLGYFEGLDIRSAQKKTAARKLIKEEWPAVEVVIDDEDHRLNSMKRGDELPSGVLQMVKVYVASKRHISVGDKMAGRHGNKGVISKVLPVEDMPYLEDGTPIDIILNPLGVPSRMNVGQILETHLGWAAGKLGYRAICPVFDGATEEEVRAALREADLPEEGKAFLRDGRTGDVMEQKTTVGNIYMLKLHHLVDDKVHARATGPYSLITQQPLGGKARFGGQRFGEMEVWALEAYGAAYILQELLTVKSDDVEGRTKIYESMVKGENTLEAGTPASFDVLNNEIRGLCLNLQLEKTNH, translated from the coding sequence ATGCCAGTACCCTCTGTTCGTACTATCGACCAGGACACGGTTCGGAACTTCGGCAAAATTCAGGCTGACTATGAGATCACTGCGCTAACACGCATTCAGACTGAATCTTACGCGCGATTCTTGCAGCTGGATCGCACATCAAGAGATCGCCTTGAACAGGGTTTGGAAGGGATTCTCCGTGAAGTCTTCCCGATCGAAAGTTACGACGGGCAGTTTCGTCTTGAATACGTTCGATACGAGCTGGGAAAACCTCGTTACACGCCGGCTGAATGTCGTCAACTTCGGTTGACGTACGGCATGCCGTTTCGAGTCTGGTTGCGACTTATCAAAGAGCAGCCGGTCGAAGAAGAAGTGTACCTCGGCGATATTCCCATCATGATTGGCGGGGGTGAGTTCATCGTCAACGGGGCTGAGCGAGTTGTCGTGAGCCAGTTGCATCGTTCACCCGGCGTGGACTTTGTCATGGCCGAAGAAACGGCCAGCAGCGACCGAAAGACGCAGTCGTGCCGTATCATTCCTGAGCGTGGTAGCTGGATCGAGTTGATCTGCACGAAGAAGGATGCCGTCGCTGTTCGAATCGACCAGAGCGGAAAGTTCGCGGCGTTAACGCTGCTGCGAGCGATGTCACCTGACTATTCGTCCGACGCGGCATTGATCCGACTGTATCACAATACAGAAGAGTTGAAGATCACTTCAAAGTCTGATCCCAAGACCTTGCTGGGCCAATGGGTTGTTGAGGACATTGTCTATCCGGAACAGCATGATCTGGCCGGTGAAATCCTGTGCGATGCCGGCTGCCAGCTGACGGAAGTCATGGTCGAGGCCCTGCTGGCTTCTGGCCTGAAGTCGATCGAAGTTGCCATTGATGTAGAGGATCCGCTGATTCTGAACACATTGGCTGAGGACACCACGGCAACTCACGAAGAAGCACTTCTTCGGATCTACCAGCGTCTACGCCCAGGCAACCCACCGAATCTGGACAAAGCGGCCGATCTGTTCAAAGAAAAATTCTTTGACCTGAACCGTTATCGCCTCGGTCGAGTTGGTCGATTCCGCATCAATCGCAAGTTCAATCAGGAAGTCCCTGATGACGAAATGACCTTGCGTCCTGAAGACTTCATCAACGCCATTCGTTATCTGATGCGACTGCGTCTGAATGATGAAACCGCGCACATTGACGACATCGACAACCTCGGAAATCGTCGCTTGCGCACGATCGATGAGCTCGCTGCAGACGAAATCCGTAAGGGCTTCTTGAAGCTGCGTCGCACGGTGCAGGAACGCATGAGCCTGAAGGAAGTCGACGGCATGACGCCGCGCACACTGATCAATCCGAAAAGTGTTTCGGCGGCGATCGATTTCTTCTATGGTCGAAGCGAATTGTCTCAGGTCGTTGACCAGACGAATCCGCTTTCCATGCTGACTCACGAGCGTCGCTTAAGTGCTCTCGGCCCAGGCGGCCTGAACCGTAAACGAGCGGGCTTCGAAGTTCGTGACGTTCATATTTCTCACTATGGTCGAATTTGTCCGATCGAAACGCCGGAAGGCACGAACATCGGACTGATTTCCAGCTTGGGAATCTTCTCCAAGGTTGACGATTACGGTTTTCTGATCACCCCGTATCGCAAAGTCACCGACGGTAAAGTGACGGACGAAGTCGTGTGGCTGCGAGCCGACGAAGAATCGTTCGTGCACGTGGCTCCAGCGGATACGCCGATCAAAGACGGTGCGCTCGTCGCAGACCTGGTACTGGCTCGTTACAAGAGCGACGTGGTTTGGATTCCCAAAGCGAAAGTAGAATTCACTGACGTTGCTCCTTGCCAAATGGTTGGAGTCTCTGCCGGGTTGATTCCGTTCCTTGAGCACGACGATGCAAACCGAGCGTTGATGGGCTCAAACATGCAACGGCAGGCTGTGCCGCTGCTGATCACGGAACGACCTGTGGTCGGTACCGGGATGGAAGATTACGTGGCTCAGCATTCAGGCATGCTGCTGCGGGCGGAAAAAGCCGGGACTGTGACCTACGTCGATGCTAATAACATCGAAATCGATGGCCGTCGATTTCCGCTGCGAAAGTTCGTGCGTCTAAACGAACGCACCTGCCTGAACCAGAAGCCAATCGTTTCCGTCGGCGACAAGGTGAAAGCCGGTCAACTGCTGTGCGACAGTGCGGCAACCAAGCGAGGCACACTCGCGTTGGGCCGAAACGTGATGGTCGCCTTCATGTCGTGGTCTGGCTACAACTTCGAAGACGCTATTATTCTGTCCGAACGCCTTGTGAAGGAAGACGTTTACACGTCCATTCACCTGGATGAGTTCGACGTGGAAATTCGCGAAACCAAGCTGGGGCGGGAAGAGTTCACTCGTGACATCCCCAACGTCAGCGAAAAGGCACTGCACCACCTCGATGACGACGGAATCGTGCGGATTGGTACTCGCGTGCTCCCTGGCGACATTCTGGTCGGCAAGGTATCACCAAAAGCCAAGTCTGAGCTGACACCGGAAGAAAAGCTGCTGCACGCGATCTTCGGTCGAGCGGGCGAAGATGTGAAGAATGAATCGCTGGAGGTCCCCAGCGGTGTCGGCGGAATTGTGATTCACACCGAACGCTTTTCTCGTCGCATGAGCCTTTCGGACATCGAGCGTAAGAAGTTCGAAGATGAACTGAAAAAGGTTGAGCAGGAAGGCGACGCCCGGATCACGGAAGTCTTCCGCACATTCGCCAAATCCATGAAGGCGGAACTGGGAGACGCTTTGACCGACCCGGATGGCCGCGACATGGGCACGCTGGAAGACGAAAAAGCTGTCGCCGAATTCGCCCGCGGATTCCTCGGCTACTTTGAAGGGCTGGACATTCGCAGCGCTCAGAAGAAGACGGCTGCTCGCAAACTGATCAAGGAAGAATGGCCTGCCGTTGAGGTTGTCATCGACGACGAAGACCACCGTCTGAACAGCATGAAGCGAGGCGACGAATTGCCGAGTGGTGTGCTGCAGATGGTCAAGGTCTATGTTGCATCCAAGCGTCACATCTCCGTCGGCGACAAGATGGCTGGACGCCACGGGAACAAGGGTGTGATTTCGAAGGTGCTGCCTGTCGAAGACATGCCGTACCTGGAAGACGGCACACCAATCGACATCATTCTGAACCCGCTGGGTGTTCCCAGCCGAATGAACGTCGGCCAGATTCTTGAGACTCATCTTGGCTGGGCGGCCGGCAAGCTGGGCTACCGAGCCATCTGTCCTGTGTTTGACGGTGCGACCGAAGAAGAGGTTCGTGCGGCGTTACGAGAAGCCGACCTGCCGGAGGAAGGCAAGGCCTTTCTGCGTGACGGGCGAACTGGCGACGTGATGGAACAGAAGACGACAGTCGGCAACATCTACATGTTGAAGCTGCATCACCTTGTCGACGACAAGGTCCACGCCCGAGCGAC
- the rplL gene encoding 50S ribosomal protein L7/L12, whose protein sequence is MSTAEAEATEFDAATKDLGDKIVGLTLLEAKKVVDYLKEVHNIEPAGGGAVMMAAAGGGDGDGGGAAEEKTEFDVVLTGDGGNKIPVIKVVRAATGLGLKEAKDLVEGAPKAIKEGVSKEDADKLKEEIEGAGGTCEIK, encoded by the coding sequence ATGTCAACTGCTGAAGCAGAAGCAACAGAATTTGATGCGGCAACCAAAGACCTCGGCGACAAGATTGTCGGCCTGACTCTGCTGGAAGCCAAAAAGGTTGTGGACTATCTGAAAGAAGTTCACAACATCGAGCCTGCTGGTGGGGGAGCCGTCATGATGGCTGCCGCTGGTGGTGGCGACGGCGATGGCGGCGGAGCGGCCGAAGAAAAGACCGAATTCGATGTCGTTCTCACCGGCGATGGCGGAAACAAGATTCCCGTCATCAAGGTAGTTCGCGCTGCGACTGGTCTGGGGCTGAAAGAAGCCAAAGATCTGGTCGAAGGTGCCCCAAAGGCAATCAAGGAAGGCGTTTCAAAAGAAGACGCCGACAAGTTGAAAGAAGAAATCGAAGGTGCTGGCGGCACCTGCGAGATCAAGTAA
- the rplJ gene encoding 50S ribosomal protein L10, producing MSRQIKDMLIEDIQSRIGEHRDMLVVDCSKMDAISANELRIGLRDANISALTVKNSIARNALSRMDITGLEDILAGPSTLMWGGEDVVALSKEITKWSKQLKGLAIKGATVEGQGLDAAGVESLSKSPGRVELISELAGLMLAPGRQLAGAMQGPGGQLAGCLKKISGDED from the coding sequence ATGAGTCGTCAAATAAAAGACATGCTGATCGAAGACATTCAGTCTCGGATCGGCGAGCATCGTGACATGCTGGTCGTCGATTGCTCGAAGATGGATGCAATCTCGGCAAACGAGCTACGTATCGGTCTTCGCGACGCAAACATTTCTGCGTTGACGGTCAAGAACTCGATCGCACGCAATGCGTTGTCACGAATGGACATCACAGGCCTGGAGGACATCCTTGCTGGCCCGTCGACCTTGATGTGGGGAGGCGAAGATGTTGTCGCCCTGTCAAAAGAAATCACAAAATGGTCGAAGCAGCTAAAAGGGCTGGCGATCAAGGGTGCAACGGTTGAAGGTCAGGGCTTGGATGCAGCGGGTGTTGAGTCATTGAGCAAGAGTCCGGGGCGTGTCGAACTGATCAGTGAGCTGGCTGGTTTGATGCTCGCTCCAGGGCGTCAATTGGCAGGGGCCATGCAAGGACCAGGCGGCCAGCTGGCTGGATGCCTGAAAAAAATCTCGGGCGACGAAGATTAG
- the rplA gene encoding 50S ribosomal protein L1, translated as MARISKRMKAVSKKAAEYDALELKAAVEALQSLEKGLPKGVKPCGFDQAVEVALRLGVDPKQADQMVRGSIVLPHGIGKAQRVLVFAQGDKVAAAEEAGADFVGGKELADKIKDGWLEFDVAIAAPDMMGVVGPLGRVLGPRGMMPSPRAGTVTQDIATAVKEYKAGKVEFRVDAGSNVHCIVGKMSFDSNQLLENIEALLQLVRTLKPSSSKGVYMRNMSLTATMMPSISVVI; from the coding sequence ATGGCTCGTATTTCAAAAAGAATGAAGGCTGTATCCAAAAAGGCGGCCGAATATGATGCCCTGGAGCTGAAAGCGGCTGTAGAAGCACTGCAGTCTCTTGAAAAGGGACTGCCCAAAGGTGTTAAGCCGTGCGGCTTCGATCAGGCGGTTGAAGTGGCACTCCGATTGGGCGTAGACCCGAAGCAGGCTGATCAGATGGTGCGTGGCTCCATTGTTCTGCCACATGGTATCGGCAAGGCTCAGCGTGTCCTGGTCTTCGCTCAGGGCGACAAAGTTGCAGCGGCTGAAGAGGCAGGTGCTGATTTTGTCGGTGGCAAAGAGCTGGCTGACAAGATTAAGGACGGTTGGCTGGAATTCGACGTCGCTATCGCGGCTCCCGATATGATGGGCGTTGTTGGCCCACTTGGACGAGTTCTTGGCCCGCGTGGAATGATGCCTTCGCCACGTGCTGGAACCGTGACCCAGGATATTGCCACGGCAGTGAAAGAATACAAGGCGGGTAAAGTTGAGTTCCGCGTTGATGCTGGCTCAAACGTGCACTGCATCGTTGGCAAGATGTCATTCGATTCAAATCAGTTGCTGGAAAACATCGAAGCACTGTTGCAGCTCGTAAGAACCCTGAAGCCATCGTCTTCAAAGGGTGTCTACATGCGAAACATGAGCCTGACCGCAACGATGATGCCGTCTATCTCGGTCGTAATTTAG
- the rplK gene encoding 50S ribosomal protein L11 has translation MGKQVVTQIKVQVTGGQATPAPPVGTALGPHGVNIGQFVQQFNDQTREMMGTTVPVVITVYNDRSFDFILKSPPAAVLLKKAAGIAKGSGNPLKNKVGTVTTDQLAEIAKMKYADLNSSSVEQAVKVIAGTARSMGIDVVD, from the coding sequence ATGGGCAAGCAGGTAGTAACGCAAATTAAGGTTCAGGTAACGGGCGGACAGGCAACTCCGGCGCCGCCGGTTGGTACCGCGCTTGGCCCGCACGGTGTGAACATCGGCCAGTTCGTTCAGCAGTTCAATGACCAAACGCGTGAAATGATGGGAACGACCGTTCCTGTCGTCATCACGGTTTACAACGATCGGTCGTTCGACTTCATCCTGAAGAGTCCACCAGCGGCAGTCCTGCTCAAAAAAGCGGCTGGCATCGCGAAGGGCTCGGGCAACCCGCTGAAGAATAAAGTGGGAACCGTTACCACTGACCAATTAGCGGAAATTGCCAAGATGAAGTACGCCGACCTGAACTCCAGCTCAGTCGAACAGGCGGTTAAAGTTATCGCCGGCACGGCACGAAGCATGGGCATCGACGTGGTGGACTAG
- the nusG gene encoding transcription termination/antitermination protein NusG, with protein MSNESPESGSSEEKLWYVLKVQTNRERTIRDALLKKIRLEDLEESFGEIMIPSEKVVDTRSGKAREHNRKLFPGYIMINMILNDETWYLVRDTSGVGDFAGAAGKPMPMEQFEVDRMLGKAEEDADSAPKVKIEFEVGDVVKIREGAFEAFEGTIDAIDQHSGKVSVLVEVFGRSTPVELDHWQVESV; from the coding sequence ATGTCCAATGAATCCCCCGAATCCGGCTCCTCCGAGGAGAAGCTCTGGTATGTGCTGAAGGTTCAAACGAACCGGGAACGCACGATTCGGGATGCGTTGCTGAAAAAAATCAGGCTGGAAGATCTGGAGGAGAGCTTCGGGGAGATCATGATCCCCTCGGAAAAGGTGGTCGACACCAGAAGCGGCAAAGCTCGCGAACACAACCGCAAGTTGTTTCCCGGGTATATCATGATCAACATGATTCTGAATGATGAAACCTGGTATCTGGTAAGAGACACAAGCGGTGTCGGTGACTTCGCGGGTGCGGCTGGCAAGCCGATGCCAATGGAGCAGTTTGAAGTCGACCGCATGCTCGGCAAAGCAGAAGAAGACGCCGATTCTGCTCCGAAAGTGAAGATTGAATTCGAGGTCGGCGACGTAGTAAAAATTCGCGAAGGTGCGTTCGAAGCATTCGAAGGCACAATTGATGCGATCGATCAACATAGTGGTAAGGTGTCTGTGCTGGTCGAAGTGTTCGGGCGGTCCACTCCCGTTGAGTTAGATCACTGGCAGGTCGAGTCGGTATAG
- the secE gene encoding preprotein translocase subunit SecE yields MSSKGAAASLIPELFRFGLYKPTQGRMVRQVTFLAIAMVVAFGCFSLSVGLLGGQTQPIRVGVPLAVGLAVCWVAFRVVNIPQFADFLISVESELEKVVWPGRKQVMQSTVVVIVTMLFLGLFLFGVDLVWRWFFSLINFIDYE; encoded by the coding sequence ATGTCCAGTAAAGGCGCAGCAGCGTCCTTAATCCCGGAGCTGTTTCGGTTTGGTTTATACAAGCCAACCCAAGGGCGGATGGTTCGGCAGGTGACATTCCTGGCGATCGCAATGGTGGTCGCATTTGGGTGTTTCAGTTTATCTGTCGGCTTACTGGGGGGCCAGACTCAACCCATCCGGGTTGGTGTGCCACTTGCCGTTGGCCTTGCTGTTTGCTGGGTCGCGTTCCGCGTTGTCAACATTCCGCAGTTCGCCGACTTCCTGATCTCCGTGGAGTCGGAGCTGGAAAAAGTCGTTTGGCCAGGACGCAAGCAGGTCATGCAATCGACGGTCGTTGTGATTGTCACAATGCTGTTTCTCGGGCTGTTCCTGTTTGGCGTGGACCTGGTTTGGCGATGGTTTTTTTCATTAATTAATTTCATTGACTACGAGTAA
- the rpmG gene encoding 50S ribosomal protein L33, translating to MKQRGFPVREYIWLECTETGLRNYRVIKETRGTERLELKKYCPKLRRHTLHKESRKK from the coding sequence TTGAAGCAAAGGGGTTTCCCTGTGAGAGAATATATTTGGCTTGAGTGCACGGAGACTGGTCTTCGAAACTATCGGGTAATCAAAGAGACTCGCGGAACAGAACGCCTTGAGTTGAAGAAGTATTGCCCGAAGCTTCGCAGACACACACTGCACAAAGAGTCGCGTAAGAAGTAA
- the tuf gene encoding elongation factor Tu yields MAKANFERTKPHVNVGTIGHIDHGKTTTTAAILAVQAAKGLGEAKSYADIAKGGTVRDATKTVTIAASHVEYETENRHYAHIDCPGHADFIKNMITGAAQMDGAILVVAADSGPMPQTREHILLARQVDVPALVVFMNKVDLVDDEDLLELVELEVRELLTKYGFPGDDIPLVKGNAKGALDNPSDEKFSACITELMAALDSYIPEPERDESKPFLMAIEDVFSIEGRGTVATGRIEQGVVKVGEKVSIIGLRDTQETTCTGVEMFQKTLDTGQAGDNVGLLLRGLKKEDVQRGQVLAAPNSITPHTKFEGEVYVLSKEEGGRHTPFFSGYRPQFYFRTTDVTGTTDLLGGAEMCMPGDNVKVEVTLGKQIAMEQGSRFAIREGGRTVGSGVVTKIIE; encoded by the coding sequence ATGGCAAAGGCGAATTTTGAGCGTACTAAGCCTCACGTGAACGTGGGCACCATTGGTCACATTGACCATGGTAAAACAACAACAACGGCAGCGATTCTGGCCGTACAAGCAGCCAAGGGGCTGGGTGAAGCAAAGAGTTATGCAGACATCGCCAAAGGTGGTACCGTACGTGACGCCACCAAGACAGTAACGATTGCGGCTAGCCACGTTGAGTATGAGACCGAAAATCGACACTACGCACACATCGACTGTCCGGGCCATGCGGACTTCATTAAGAACATGATTACTGGTGCCGCCCAGATGGACGGTGCGATTCTGGTTGTTGCAGCCGACAGTGGCCCGATGCCACAAACCCGTGAGCACATCCTGCTGGCTCGCCAGGTTGATGTACCAGCTCTGGTTGTCTTCATGAACAAGGTTGACCTTGTCGACGACGAAGACCTGCTGGAATTGGTTGAACTGGAAGTCCGCGAACTGCTGACAAAGTACGGCTTCCCTGGCGACGACATTCCTCTGGTAAAGGGAAATGCCAAAGGCGCTCTGGACAACCCTTCAGACGAAAAATTCAGCGCCTGCATCACAGAGCTGATGGCAGCCCTGGACAGCTACATCCCTGAGCCAGAACGAGACGAAAGCAAGCCTTTCCTGATGGCAATCGAAGACGTCTTCTCAATTGAAGGTCGTGGTACTGTTGCCACTGGCCGAATTGAGCAGGGTGTAGTCAAGGTTGGCGAGAAAGTCTCCATCATCGGCCTGCGAGACACTCAGGAAACAACCTGTACTGGTGTTGAAATGTTCCAGAAGACTCTGGACACCGGACAAGCTGGCGACAATGTTGGCCTGCTGCTCCGTGGACTGAAGAAGGAAGACGTGCAGCGTGGCCAAGTTCTGGCAGCTCCGAACTCCATCACGCCTCACACAAAATTCGAAGGCGAAGTCTACGTCCTCAGCAAAGAAGAAGGTGGCCGACATACGCCATTCTTCTCAGGCTATCGCCCTCAGTTCTACTTCCGCACAACAGACGTAACCGGCACAACCGACCTTCTGGGCGGTGCAGAAATGTGTATGCCTGGTGACAATGTGAAAGTTGAAGTAACACTGGGTAAGCAGATCGCCATGGAGCAGGGTAGCCGATTCGCGATTCGCGAAGGCGGACGAACTGTTGGTTCTGGCGTTGTAACTAAGATTATTGAGTAA
- a CDS encoding sigma-70 family RNA polymerase sigma factor: MSRYRSKTIKELAEQQVRFAPQAVRNRQILQAEKFLLSVDGSSDYSFGDVCSSVTGYRPDSQAGICISGTNLAHDLRCFVEDLSGSLDLSVADLGEPVLTVQEVSEKFNVSAKTVDRWRSKGLASRRVKIDGRKRIVIPKSTLDRFVALNREDIDRGGNFRQMSESEREAIILEARSLVANGQGLTEVSRTLGKRHDRAMETIRYTLRDYDRMHPENALFKKPSGQISSEHQSLLYDLYTQGVSVPDLARRFGRTKPVVHSILADVRIRRLKATPIDFMDSDEFRLPNADRLICGVAPDYDKKAASVRVPNGLPAYLAELYTAPLLNKAQEQYYFRKMNFLKYQAAELQKTLHAPRVSTRTAKKIETLLDEANGIKNLLTRSNLRLVVSIAKRHLKPGVNFFELVSDGNMSLIRAIEKFDYARGNKFSTYASWAIMKNFARSVPAEHTQQGRFRTGCDEVFYDFQDGRGNAFADELVNKAQRNAILEILAELNGRERKVISYRFGLSKGIEPETLEEVGNRLGVTKERVRQIEVRTLEKLRRIAMRKQVDIPGI; the protein is encoded by the coding sequence ATGTCACGCTATCGATCGAAAACCATCAAAGAATTGGCTGAGCAGCAGGTTCGTTTCGCCCCACAAGCGGTGCGAAATCGGCAAATTCTGCAGGCAGAGAAGTTCCTGCTCTCCGTTGACGGTTCCTCAGATTACTCATTTGGCGACGTGTGTTCGTCCGTTACCGGCTATCGCCCCGATTCACAGGCCGGAATTTGCATTTCCGGCACCAACCTGGCCCACGACCTCCGTTGCTTTGTAGAAGACCTGTCTGGAAGCCTCGATCTCTCTGTAGCTGATCTGGGCGAACCCGTCCTCACTGTGCAGGAAGTCAGCGAGAAATTTAATGTGTCCGCGAAGACCGTTGATCGCTGGCGAAGCAAAGGCCTGGCCAGCCGTCGAGTGAAAATTGATGGCCGCAAGCGGATCGTCATCCCCAAATCGACGCTGGACCGTTTTGTCGCCCTGAATCGCGAAGACATCGACCGCGGCGGAAACTTCCGACAGATGTCAGAATCTGAACGCGAAGCCATTATCCTCGAAGCTCGTTCATTGGTGGCAAACGGCCAGGGACTGACGGAAGTCAGCAGAACGCTGGGAAAACGCCACGACCGAGCGATGGAAACAATTCGTTACACGCTGCGGGACTACGACCGAATGCACCCGGAAAACGCTTTGTTTAAAAAGCCGAGCGGGCAGATTTCGTCGGAGCACCAGTCGCTGCTGTACGACCTTTATACTCAAGGTGTATCGGTCCCAGACCTCGCACGTCGTTTTGGCCGCACCAAGCCCGTCGTACATTCGATTTTGGCAGACGTTCGAATCAGGCGGCTGAAGGCGACGCCCATCGACTTCATGGACAGCGACGAATTCCGATTACCTAACGCTGACCGGCTAATCTGCGGTGTGGCCCCGGACTACGACAAAAAAGCGGCATCTGTCCGTGTCCCGAATGGCTTGCCTGCTTACCTGGCCGAGCTGTACACCGCACCCTTACTGAATAAGGCACAGGAACAGTACTACTTCCGGAAGATGAACTTCCTGAAATATCAAGCGGCAGAACTGCAAAAGACTCTTCACGCGCCTCGCGTGAGTACTCGGACAGCAAAGAAAATTGAAACGCTGTTGGACGAAGCCAACGGCATTAAGAACCTGCTAACCCGGTCGAATTTGCGGCTAGTGGTGTCGATAGCCAAACGGCACCTCAAACCCGGTGTCAACTTTTTCGAACTGGTCAGCGATGGAAATATGTCACTGATCCGGGCGATCGAGAAATTCGACTACGCTCGTGGCAATAAGTTTTCGACGTACGCGTCGTGGGCGATCATGAAAAACTTCGCTCGATCCGTACCTGCCGAGCACACTCAACAGGGCCGGTTCCGCACGGGATGCGACGAAGTCTTCTACGACTTCCAGGACGGTCGCGGTAACGCGTTCGCAGACGAACTGGTCAACAAAGCTCAGCGAAATGCGATTCTGGAAATCCTGGCAGAACTAAACGGCCGCGAGCGGAAGGTAATTTCGTACCGATTCGGGCTCAGCAAAGGAATCGAACCGGAAACGCTGGAAGAAGTTGGCAACCGACTGGGTGTCACCAAAGAAAGGGTCCGGCAGATTGAAGTCCGAACCCTTGAGAAGCTTCGGCGGATCGCCATGCGGAAACAGGTAGACATTCCGGGGATTTAG